The sequence TATGCTTATAATAGTTatgcttttaaaaaacatgtacaCATCCATGGCttttagaaatgcttttttgtaagaattatTTCAGCCTGGAGTTTGATATGATAAACCAAAGTTCGATACAAAGCCACCTCAAACTTCCTGTATATAAGGAGTGATTTTTTCATTTTGCCTCTATATACATAAATTTTACCGAAAATTGACCTTAACAATATCTTTCTTTAAGGTCACTTACTTAGTGACCTTAAAGAAAGATATTGTTTGTAGAAGAAAAGATTGCGGAATTCAAGTTCGCGAATAAGACCCTGAGAATAGTGCATTGACGCCAAATTTGATAAGAGGTTGACTCACTTTTTGCGTTTCGCTGCTTATTCAAGCAAAAATCAATTTTGGAGCAAAATAAGCAAAATCGTAACATTTTATGCAGTGACAGGCCTTGCGATCAAGGCAATCATTTATTCAGCATGACACCACACTGAacgctttttatttttataaagtaaAACATATTAAACCTCTAAAATGTTGTGCTCTTCCAAAAGGCGGTCGTATTCTTTGTGTAAGCCCTCTGCTTGCGCTTTCATGGCTGATAAGCTCTTCTCACTCTTCTCATAtcctaacaaaaacaaaaagaaaacagatCAACCTACTATACCATCACAATCAATAATTACTATAACATTGTTATGCTTTTTGATACATTTTTCACAATGATGcgtataaaaagttaaaaaaattctatttacCACATTCAGCTATTTCTATATTCCATGTTTACTTATGTAAGAAAACCAACTTGCctctttttttcgtttttatataattatatattccCTAAAATTCTCAGAACACCCCTCCCTCACCAAAGAAGGACACAGATTATGTCGAGAGCGCTGGAATGTCAAGTTCCATACAAGGTGCAAAACCAAAATCTTTTACCTGTAGCATAATCATTAAGAGAGGTGGCAAAACAAACAAGACTACAGACTGTGTCAATTGTTTAAAGAATATCATGAAGACAACCTATATGCAAACGGAAATCTTCGCTGAAATAACCCGGCTATGTAGGAGGCAAAAAACATTTATCCGATCTCTGGGTCCACACGGAGCcaattttaaccaattaaagacatttttctttttttttctattattttgttaaaaggTTCTTAAGTTCACAGGcacagaagaagaaaaaaaaaattccatttcCATACAGTCTgatagaaaactttttttaaaaatgtttatatttccaGGATTTTCTCTGGATTTGTAGTTTAGATTTTTAAGGCCTTCTAGTTTAAATTcaagttattgtttttttaaggtCTAGCAGGCTCCATATTTcaagagttttttttttatcctgGAAACACATAAACAGTTGCATTTTagattaaattaatttcttaattCTTCATGAGAACTGAATGTGTATCACCCTTTTATTTTTTCCACATCTCGTTTTGTGTTGAGTAGAAAGCATACACGACAGACACACGAAAACAGCcaagcaaataaataaaaaacaacaaacacacaaaaaacaatCAGCCTACATCTAATGAAGGTGATAACTAAGAACTGTTACTTACTCTCTTCACTTGATTTAAGATCTTCCTTCAAAGCCTCGATttgtttcaataatttgccattGTCGTTTGTGCTTTCTGATTCCTCACTGTCAGATGTTTGTGCACGTTTTCCCTTCTAGATAAACAAGTAAGGCCGTAGAACGACTTTTGCTTGTGTGTTTCATACATGTATATCATACAGCTGTGTTTACATCCAATGCGTTTTAGGTAgaattttaacaacaaaatttcTTGGATGTTTTCAGTTCTCAatgtcaaaacaaaaacaaagtttatcCACAAAAAAGTTAACAAATAGTTTCTACGTACACTAATCTGGAAACATGGTACAGGATTGtaaaatttttaggaaatatgCATATCAACTAGTTATTTTGTGTATTTCTGGTAAAGGGTTAGCAAGAAGGCCTGGCACTATTCTTGATTTTAATATgcctgtttataaaaaaattaaaatttaaaaacctaagaaaaactATGCGACTAATTTTATTAGATTTATTGAGTAAGTGTGACCATACAATAAACTTAAATTTAACGTTAAAAGTCACAAAGGTAAAAACGAAGCATCTTATGTTTGTCTTTTAACTTATTATGAAGTATATATGCATGATATTTTAGTATAAAATCTGAATCGGTAGAGCAATCACCCAGCCAGCCAGAGGTTGTGGATTCAAGTCCCACTCGATATGTCATCCTTGCAGCACTTAGGAAGGTACAGGGTTACTCATACCaaattaaaaaacgaaaaaaagtaaactttaaaaacgaaGAGATAGCATACTCTTAATGATTCGTTCTCATCCATTAGCTTCTTGGCTTGCTCTGATGCTCCTTTTGCCTGTTTCGTAATTGCTTCATGGGAAGCTTCCAATTTTGCTTGAGCTGAGATCAAAGTTACCAACCTTCGTAAAACTCTAAAAATAAACAGTCTGAGATTGAAGCTTTGGTATCCAAAGAATAAAATATGAGTATAGCTTGAATATGGCTTCAGATACAGAAGTCGAGATGTTAACAAGGCAGCTgttatgaaaaaaattgaactaGAAAGGGTTGTGACTAAAAACTCAATATAACGTAAAGATTAAGCATGGAAACAAAAGAGACCAACGTACATCAACATAAACAAAGAGAATCCAGTTATATACAGGTTCCTTTGTGCTCTGAATAACTTCATGTGAGCCTGAATTTCTGCTTGTGGATTATTACGGAGGTCAACATTTCTTGTATCGATCTTTGAAAAACGATATGTATTGAAAACAGAATCTAAACACAAATGCATTACATATAAACCATACTATCTATTAGCGGTAAGAATCAATCACTTAGCAATACAGAAATGGGTTAATACATAGAAAGATGAGCACTTATCTATGTTATTGATGGTGTCTAGTGAATTTTATTGGATCAAAgtttttaattgactttttaaaaattaacattaaaagTCAGGGTTCTAAAGGTCCACTTGTTCAAATTCAGTTTTTTTAGAGTTTTCAGGTTCTGTAGACACTctgattttgttattttaaacacTTGTTTTTCAAGACTCTATATAAATCACACTTTCGCATTACCTACGAATAAGACAAACAACAGCAACACAAAGGCACTGAAGAAAAAATTCCCAAACTGTTTGACCAGTGCCAAAAGACGAGATGTAAATATGCTCTGCcatctaaataaatataaaaataatgatattaTTGTTGTTAATATTGACTACAGTTAAAATCTAGACAAATCTCTGTCTACTCTGAACCATTCAAAATTTCCCTTGGACATGAAAATTTATATACTACGCCACTTTTCAAAGATTTTTCGACTGTTGGCTTTAGTGATGGTAGACAGCTTTTCAGTTTATTCAGCGTGAATATAATTCTGCACGGAGCTTTGATGTTGTTAAGCGTTCATTTGAAATTATCCGAAACTTTACCACGATACTgaataaataacaatttttcttctgtttcctcttcttctttttctttttctttttcgtccTGATCAGTTTGTGGAATCGGCTTTTCAATGATTTTTCTCAATGTGTCTGAAATAATGGGGTCGTAGAATTCAGCGGGATATTGGTTGTTATCTAGAATTCGTAACGATCTTGtgctcaaactcaaaatcaacgTATCATTTAATGACTTTAGAGGCTCTTTTCATCAATCAATTGAAACCATCTTTGAATACAAAGGATGAATATAGATTCAGGCCGCTggtgattaaattttaattatgaTGTGGGTAATTACGATTTAATTACCATCAGCTTTTTTCTGATTTGTGTACAGTGTATAATGCTATGTATGAtatgtatgataaaaaaaactttattattttaatgtttttaacagtttttactgaatatgttttttatattttagacctgAAGATGGAATAAATTtccgaaatatattgtttaataaatataatcatTGTTGGTCATTTTGATTGCAATGTTTAAAAGAGTTTCTTTTTTCTAtgataatttagaaaaaataattcctGTGTGAATAAAGTTAAATAAAGTTGCCTGGCTTTCAACGAAAAAgagtaaattaaatatttttttttgctgggTTTATCAGGAGGCGTCAAACTTTGTTAGTTTAAACacatttttatataagaatcattttttgtttgttaaaaatcGACATTTCGAGCCTTGAATAATTCTTAAGATTCTTAAATAATTGGTTGAAAAAATGactattgttttaatttaaaacagtCAAAAAATTGtcgtaaaaatttaaagaagaaaaaattgtagaatttaaaaaaattgtaatggcACCTTGCATTATCTTCATAACAACCAAAGAATTAAAATCTCTGTGAAACTATCCCCCTTTATACTGACATTTCTAAATGCATTTTAAAAGAAGACAGAGTTGTTATTTCACGTCAAACCGTAGCAAAAAAACTCTTCCGCTAGAGTcagtttttataagaacactgaACATCATGATAGGTGAAAGGCCTTATTTAATGTCATTAATTTCTAAGAAAATTATGAAGAACCTGTACAAGCAATTCTTTCATTTATGGattttatatacaataaaaagcaactttcaaaattagaatgttttttcacaaaaaagtttttaatttcttaaactttttttagataGAAATCACGCTAGCTAAAATGCAGgccttttcaggagaggcgtgcaatAGCACGCGCACATCTCCCGCAAAATGGCTTAGGTGTGCTATTGATAGCACCtgcaaaataacaaattttataagaagttaACCAGTGCAGCACACCCATAAAACACACCTACAATACTTGAGGCATGCTTTTTGGCACACATGTattaaaattttcctgaaaaagCCTGTAAAATGTAATACTGCATGACTTCGCCGATACCATTTAGGAAATATAATAAAAGCAAGGTAGAATACttttgtcgtaacaccctcatAGCTCACAGCTGTTTCGGAGCGGACAAAAATGctacgaaaaaataattcgatttaccctctcagttaaaataggatatctcaagaacaaaataagatttttatattctgtaaaaagaataataatcttagataaattgtccatattattaaaagaaatttttttttggacacctgtccgaaattggtaaatttaggccaaaatgtctaaaaatgacttaaaaattatcatttagataaatgtcttccacaaaatttctggaataaagttaaaaaaacatgttttttatggtccacaggttaggttaaatatctggaatgaaaattacttaattttattactgtccgaaattgtccaaagggttatatttgggccaaatgtgagaACTATGTGAAAAACAGCCTTAAGAGCCTTAATATATGcttaaagtttatttattaactgaataaaaaacattgctTTGGATTCTAAGACCATTAAGGATGATGTAGATGAAATATtagtctgtccgaaattgtccaaagggttatttttgggccaaatgtgtGAAATATGTGAAAAACAGCCTATGGAGCCTTAATGTAtgcttaaagtttgtttattaactaaataaaaaacattactttggattctgaggccattaaagatgatgtagatgaaatattaaactgtccgaaattgtccaaagggtcacTTTTGGTCCTAAGGTTTTTCGGGCCAAATATGTGACatctatatattaaataaaacatcATTCAGAGTCGACGGTTTCAACATTTTAGTTTATCATGCTAGAAGAAAATACCtcaagttgtgcataaatattttatttattatatatatacaaagcaatcattttgtgtttctttataaactgtataaaatagcacccaatctcgtactctgtgcggaagaccggggttcgattcctcttgacggcgattcaacatgggcgagtgaatgttaccatagccacGGGTTAactcaagccatgtgagggaaattgggaagatggcacactgtgtgggccgttggatgttgccgggagttgtctagtaaagcgcgggctctaattgggtctgcgtagctcaaaatgagcattaaatactctaggactctccatctacgccatggcccctcctggaaataatagacagggtatatccctcgatatttgtgaggctagccatgtaaaatatgcacatctatctatctatctagggGCTAGCTTTACGTACGCATAAGTTTAGCAATAAAAATACCTGGCGTTTGAAATGAATCCTGCACAGAACAAAAGTCCTAATGCAATTTCTGTGTATAAAAACGCAGCTGCTGAAAGCCACTGGAGAGACATTCTTCCTACTCTCTTCTTCGGATTTCTTTAGTATTGAAAGCTCTTCTTGTCCATAAATCGAAATGTTGTCAATAGAAAAGATTTCGCagagtcatcaaaatttaaccGTGGTTATTTCCTCTTTGACGCATTAAGTTagttaaatttataatttagCTTAATCAGACCAACCACGTCCGTTAAGGCTACGTCTCCTAAATGTGGACCTTGGCCTTCATTAAAAGGTAACACGATTTAAATAGACATAAAGTCAACAACCTATATTTTCACATGCAAATATTTTATATGTAAATCAAAGGGTCCATATAACGTTATACAAGAAATGCAAATAACAAATCTTGTAATAAATTTAATGCAAAAACACGGGGCCAGACGAATGCACAGTCCGTACTTTTAACGTAAATATATCCATTCACCATGCTTGAGTGCACCTGCGCGTATTTGGATGAATGGTTCTTGATCGTCGGAGACAGTTGCAttgtttgttttctatttttactttttcacaATAAACTTTTAACTGTGACGCGCAAAGTGTATTAAAAAGCTGCAAACTGGCTTTGAGAAAATCCTGCAACAATAATTCGTCAAGGATAAATCCATATTCGCAGAATATAAATCCTGAAACCATGGAAAGTTCTGGCGATGGGTTTGATACTATGAAAAATCTCATTGTAAATTACTTGCCTCCAACTTTTAGTCAAGACGACGTTAAAATGATGTTTAGTAGGATTGGACCTGTATCGAATTGCAAGTTGATTAGAAACCGTGAAAATGGACAAAGTTTGGGTTATGCTTTTATTGAATATCCTGACGAAAGATTAGCAGCAGAAGCAATTTCACAAATTGATGGTGTAAAATTGCAAGGCAAAACAATAAAGGTTAGCTATGCACGACAGTCATCTccagaaattaaaaattcaaatgtttATGTTGCTGGTCTGCCAAGTACTGTTACAGAAGATGAACTTTTAGCATTATTTTCACCTTTTGGAAATGTACTTACACACAAATTGCTAACCAACCCAGATAATACATCACGAGGTGTTGGTTTTGTTAGATATTCATTAAAATCTGAGGCACAAAATGCAATAGATTCCATGTCTGGAAAAACACTGCATAATGCTCAAAACGTATTAACAGTCAAATTAGCAATCCCACCAGCTTCAAAGCAACAACAAACAGGTGTACACAGTAGTGCCATCAACAGTAGCTCTTTGGCAGCAATTGGTCGTGGTAATCTCCGTTTTAATCCACTAGCTCCATCAAACCAATTAGCTTTAAGTCAAGTAACCCATTTACCACCACCTAATGCAATGCCACTTGGTATGGAGACATCAAGTACGGCTGCTTTAACAGGGATGCTTTCAGGTGGTATTCATAGTTCCAACACATCAGGATTATCAAGtatgattgcaaaccctgctCAGGTTAACCTAAACAGTCAAGTTTTTAGTTTGTATGTTTACGGCTTGCAGCCCACACACACAGAATTAACTTTATATGAACTGTTTGCTCCATTTGGCGGTATCTTGAATGTAAAATTAATCCGGGACCTAACAAAGGATGATAAACCATGTAAAGGTTTTGGATTTGTAAATTTCCGCAAATACGATGAAGCATTAACTGCGGTTACAACATTGAATAGCTGTCCTTTTGAAGGAAAAAATTTGCAAGTTTCATTTAAGCAAAATAAAACTCTGAATATTGGTGCACCAAATATTACCACACCATTGCCTCCACAATCTGTCAGTGTTTCATATAGCAGTAATTTACCAAGCACACAAAGTACCAGGCCTGCTAACTACACTCCGTATAGCTCTGGATATACTAATGGTTTGTATGCTGGTCTTACTGGATACAATGCAATGATGCGATAAAATCGACAAGATAATTTCCTAAACTGTTTTATTATGATAAAGATAATATGAAATTGGAGAAAAAAGGTAACCAGGGTTCTTACAATCTAACTTGTGTAAGTTAAAGATTTGCACCAGTTTGCACatttaatattaatattttattttttattaatattatgaTTATTATGTATGTATTACGTTGACTTATTgtgttattattaatatttcattttttattaattttagtatGCAAATTGACTGGAGAagttatatagtatatatataaggtttacaaataaaaagtggttaaaattttaaaataattttcaacttCATTAAAAAGATATAATGCTTCGAATTTTAAATTTCTGACCGAGGACAACAGGATAAAATATTATTCATGCTATAATTTCGTTATTATGTCTCCTTTatgcaagttttttttatattaatgctcatgctttttttttgtctttctaTCAATACTGCAACCCTCTTTCCAGTTTTTTTATATGATAATACTAACTCTTTTATTTCAGGAATTTCAAATTATTCATTGTGTTAAGTTTGTTTGAGTTTTTAGTGTACTTTATTCAGAGAAACTTTTGCaaacaaaacacaatttttgtgatttttagcCCTGAAAAAACAATTCGTGAAAGCgtactaatttttttaagtgttaAAACTTTCCTAAAGGCTTTGCCCTTAAATAATAGTCAAATTTTTCTCAAAATACACGTATTTACATGGACCTTTAAACAGTATTCAACAACAGTTTCTGGCCAAAAGGTCAAAAcgatctttaaaaaatatataccatAGAACTCTATAATATTAATATCATTTTGCAGAGATCACTTTAAGGAGACAAAAAATATAAGTTGTTGATTTACTTATTTCTGACATAATAtggtgtaaataaaaaaaagatccaTCCACTGTGGGACCTTAAATTGCAAACATTGAGCTTCATTTGTGGAAGCTTTCTAGTTTCAGATATGGCAAAAGTTTTTCTCCTAAATCTTTCCATTCATGAAAGTTTATCCCAGTTGCTTAACAAGTTGTGGTTTTTAACAATGTCCTCgactaaatatatttttaaaaataaagcaaattttaattatttgcaTAAATCTATTTTGGACATTTTTGCCATTTGTATTTTTTGGACAAGGATAACTCGTTAACCAGGCTCTAGACAAAAAGTATTTTGAAATAGTATAGAACAGGGAAAATATATATGGTAAATTATATCTATATCCCTCAGATGAAGGGATGCAGATTTgcagtttctttatttttattcttattttaagtaatatcatttttcttatttgttaTGAAATATATTCTGTTTATATgtttatcttattattatttctgCATCCTCcttattatttattatagtCCACATAGATGGCATATATATTCCAAAAAATTTGACAAGATTTcaataacaaaacaatttttaatttagcgCATtggtcatttttgaaaagttttttaaaaaaattgttcacgCAGTACCGCTTCCATTCGAGAAGAATGCCTATTAGCCTTTATGCATAGAgaagttatttatttttcactgtgacACTGTAAAAACCATTGCTAAGTAATCGCAGAAGGTAAAAAAAGGACCGTGTTATAGGACCGTGTTATAATTGTGCACAAAAACCTTTCTTTATCCGATTTAGTATTTCCTGTCTTGTTTTCAAAAGGGAGTTCAGAATTACAGAAATGTGgaaatttttatattagattgtattttttttgtcgTACAATTTTTCagcatttatataaaataaggatTTTAACTATGTAAACTTGAAAATGAAAGGCAAAACCCATGGCACACCATGCACATGGCACACTAATGTCAATCACACTAATTCCTACTGAGACAAACTGttcaaaacctttttcattttatggcattgttttttattttagatgagtatttttgtttattctgGTGATGGAACCCAGCGAGTCGACGAGCTGTATGATTCGTTAAAAGATGGGTTGAAGCAGTTAAAAATGAACCATGATGTCAAGCTCATCAATGCTGCCGATATTCAAAGTTGCTTACGGCAACCATCAGCAAAGTTATTTGTTCTTCCTGGTGGGCGGGACATGCCATACGTTCGAGACATTTCAGAAGAT is a genomic window of Hydractinia symbiolongicarpus strain clone_291-10 chromosome 14, HSymV2.1, whole genome shotgun sequence containing:
- the LOC130624993 gene encoding ELAV-like protein 3; the protein is MESSGDGFDTMKNLIVNYLPPTFSQDDVKMMFSRIGPVSNCKLIRNRENGQSLGYAFIEYPDERLAAEAISQIDGVKLQGKTIKVSYARQSSPEIKNSNVYVAGLPSTVTEDELLALFSPFGNVLTHKLLTNPDNTSRGVGFVRYSLKSEAQNAIDSMSGKTLHNAQNVLTVKLAIPPASKQQQTGVHSSAINSSSLAAIGRGNLRFNPLAPSNQLALSQVTHLPPPNAMPLGMETSSTAALTGMLSGGIHSSNTSGLSSMIANPAQVNLNSQVFSLYVYGLQPTHTELTLYELFAPFGGILNVKLIRDLTKDDKPCKGFGFVNFRKYDEALTAVTTLNSCPFEGKNLQVSFKQNKTLNIGAPNITTPLPPQSVSVSYSSNLPSTQSTRPANYTPYSSGYTNGLYAGLTGYNAMMR
- the LOC130624994 gene encoding B-cell receptor-associated protein 31-like; translation: MSLQWLSAAAFLYTEIALGLLFCAGFISNARWQSIFTSRLLALVKQFGNFFFSAFVLLLFVLFVDSVFNTYRFSKIDTRNVDLRNNPQAEIQAHMKLFRAQRNLYITGFSLFMLIVLRRLVTLISAQAKLEASHEAITKQAKGASEQAKKLMDENESLRKGKRAQTSDSEESESTNDNGKLLKQIEALKEDLKSSEERYEKSEKSLSAMKAQAEGLHKEYDRLLEEHNILEKKLSIAGVGSTDCHSEGKKDS